A region from the Colwellia sp. PAMC 21821 genome encodes:
- a CDS encoding alpha-D-glucose phosphate-specific phosphoglucomutase — translation MTTEHVKKAKQVKTQAFTDQKPGTSGLRKKVKQFQQPGYLENFVQAVFNTIAPCKGKKLVVGGDGRFYNREAIQVIIRMAVANGFSHILVGQGGILSTPAASCVIRKNKACGGIILSASHNPGGPDEDFGIKFNGENGGPAPEKLTDAIFQQTLSMEQYLSIDADDIELDQLATVQIAQCQIDIIDPVSDYADLMESMFDFSAMKSLLAKGDFRLCFDAMHAVNGPYAKEILENRLGAPAGAVINGVPLTDFGGGHPDPNLVHAHELVDLVYGEDGFDFGAASDGDGDRNMVLGKAFYINPCDSLAILTANANLIPAYAKGIAGVARSMPTSRAVDRVAEALNIPCFETPTGWKFFGNLLDAGKITLCGEESFGTGSDHIREKDGLWAVLFWLNLIAVKKQPVSEIVRNHWVQYGRDYFTRHDYEAVDSANAHEMISQLKAKIASLPGQEFAGVKVTSADDFQYIDPVDNSKTTAQGVRIYLENGGRIVFRLSGTGTQGATLRVYLDCYQQDPALLEQETQQALGELIQVAESVAGIKQFTGRTKPDVIT, via the coding sequence ATGACAACTGAACATGTGAAAAAAGCTAAGCAAGTAAAGACTCAAGCATTTACAGATCAAAAACCAGGTACTTCAGGCCTTAGAAAAAAAGTTAAGCAATTCCAACAGCCCGGTTATTTAGAAAACTTTGTTCAAGCCGTGTTTAATACCATAGCACCTTGTAAAGGCAAAAAATTGGTTGTCGGTGGTGACGGCCGATTTTATAACCGTGAAGCAATACAAGTGATTATTCGCATGGCGGTTGCCAATGGTTTTTCTCATATTTTGGTGGGCCAGGGCGGTATTTTATCTACACCGGCAGCTTCATGTGTGATCAGAAAGAATAAAGCCTGTGGTGGTATTATTTTATCAGCTAGTCATAATCCAGGTGGTCCAGATGAAGATTTTGGTATTAAATTTAATGGTGAAAATGGCGGACCAGCACCCGAAAAATTAACCGATGCGATATTTCAACAAACCTTATCGATGGAGCAATACCTGAGTATTGACGCCGACGATATTGAACTAGACCAATTAGCTACTGTGCAAATAGCGCAATGCCAAATCGATATTATTGATCCCGTGAGTGATTATGCTGATTTAATGGAGTCGATGTTTGATTTTTCTGCCATGAAGTCTTTGCTTGCTAAAGGTGACTTTCGTTTATGTTTTGACGCCATGCATGCGGTTAATGGTCCTTATGCAAAAGAAATTCTTGAAAATCGCTTAGGTGCACCTGCTGGCGCTGTTATTAATGGCGTGCCATTAACTGATTTTGGTGGCGGACATCCTGATCCTAACTTAGTGCATGCGCATGAGTTAGTTGATTTAGTCTATGGTGAAGATGGCTTTGATTTTGGCGCGGCTTCAGATGGTGACGGCGATCGAAATATGGTGCTAGGTAAAGCTTTTTATATTAACCCTTGCGACAGTTTGGCGATATTAACAGCCAACGCTAATTTAATACCTGCTTATGCTAAAGGCATAGCCGGTGTTGCGCGTTCAATGCCGACAAGTCGAGCGGTTGATCGTGTGGCCGAAGCGTTGAACATTCCCTGCTTTGAAACACCAACTGGTTGGAAATTTTTCGGTAATTTATTAGACGCAGGTAAAATAACTTTATGTGGCGAAGAAAGCTTCGGTACTGGCTCTGATCATATTAGAGAAAAAGATGGTTTATGGGCGGTGTTGTTTTGGCTTAATTTAATTGCAGTAAAAAAACAGCCAGTCAGCGAAATTGTTAGAAACCACTGGGTGCAATATGGCCGAGACTATTTTACTCGTCATGATTATGAAGCTGTAGATAGTGCCAATGCGCATGAAATGATCAGTCAATTAAAAGCCAAAATTGCTAGCTTGCCTGGTCAGGAATTTGCCGGTGTTAAAGTAACATCAGCAGACGATTTTCAATATATCGACCCCGTTGATAATAGTAAAACGACGGCGCAGGGTGTCCGCATTTATCTAGAGAATGGCGGACGAATTGTATTTAGACTTTCGGGTACTGGTACACAAGGCGCAACGTTAAGAGTTTATTTAGACTGCTATCAGCAAGACCCCGCTTTGTTAGAGCAAGAAACACAACAAGCGCTTGGTGAATTAATACAAGTGGCAGAATCTGTCGCGGGCATTAAACAATTTACCGGCAGAACAAAGCCTGATGTGATCACATAA
- the glgB gene encoding 1,4-alpha-glucan branching protein GlgB: MKNLAKSLLDNEEVSAIVNVKHRDIFSVLGIHKHPTAGGLIVRAFLPEATSVEVIDTKTNALVAELSQVDQAGLFEGKLGRKRNVFDYRLRVSYKDETVIVDDPYRYPSLLKNEDLYLFCEGTHEQTYQWMGSHEKTVDNVKGTHFVVWAPDASRVSVVGDFNYWDGRHHVMRKHPGSGVWEIFLPNVSADASYKYEISDKYEQIQPLKADPYTFSMQLAPETASKVIQNSEYQWQDAKWMSERDSSSNHYNGAVSIYEVHLGSWKRNADNSADNSHSPSYLTYRELAEQLVPYVVEMGFTHLQLMPVSEYPFDGSWGYQPIGLFAPTARFGSAEDFKYFVDCCHSAGIGLLLDWVPGHFPTDEHGTGKFDGSCLYEHEDLRKGFHPDWKTLIYNYGRSEVQSYLLSNAIYWLDQYHIDGLRVDAVASMLYLDYSREAGEWLPNVHGGRENLEAIDVLQKVNTRSYAKHPGVMMIAEESTAWPGVSKPVDGGGLGFGFKWNMGWMNDTLKFMERDPIYRQHHHSEMTFGLVYSFSENFVLPISHDEVVHGKGSLLNKMPGDDWQKFANLRAYYGFMWTHPGKKLLFMGCEFAQRAEWNHDQSLDWHLLEHDSHKGMQTLIKDLNHTYRNIPALHELDCDGNGFEWLDSQNSAQSILVYLRKGQTGTAPALVVVNLTPTSYENFSVGVPQAGFYRECLNTDSSIYGGSNVGNGGGVNSVNEAYAGQANKVSLSVPPLATMIFELQQHD, encoded by the coding sequence ATGAAAAACCTAGCAAAAAGCTTGTTAGATAACGAAGAAGTATCAGCAATAGTTAATGTAAAGCATAGAGATATATTCTCTGTTTTAGGCATACATAAACACCCAACGGCTGGCGGTTTGATTGTTCGAGCCTTTTTACCTGAAGCCACCAGTGTTGAAGTTATAGACACGAAAACTAATGCTTTAGTGGCTGAACTTAGTCAAGTAGATCAAGCTGGACTCTTCGAAGGTAAACTAGGGAGAAAACGGAACGTTTTTGACTACCGCTTACGTGTTTCATATAAAGATGAAACTGTCATTGTTGATGACCCATACCGTTATCCTTCGTTATTAAAAAATGAAGATCTATACCTTTTTTGTGAAGGTACTCATGAGCAAACTTATCAATGGATGGGCTCTCATGAAAAAACCGTAGATAATGTCAAAGGCACACATTTTGTTGTCTGGGCGCCAGATGCTTCACGTGTTTCTGTCGTGGGAGACTTTAACTATTGGGATGGTCGACATCACGTCATGCGTAAGCACCCTGGCTCAGGCGTTTGGGAAATTTTCCTGCCCAATGTTTCAGCTGATGCCAGTTATAAATATGAAATTTCTGATAAATATGAACAAATTCAGCCATTAAAAGCTGACCCATATACATTTTCTATGCAACTTGCCCCTGAAACTGCCTCTAAAGTTATTCAAAATAGTGAATACCAGTGGCAAGATGCGAAGTGGATGAGTGAACGCGATTCATCTTCAAATCATTATAATGGTGCGGTTTCTATTTACGAAGTGCATTTAGGCTCTTGGAAAAGAAACGCAGATAATAGTGCGGATAATTCACACTCACCAAGTTATTTAACTTACCGTGAATTAGCTGAGCAATTAGTGCCCTATGTTGTTGAAATGGGCTTTACTCACCTGCAACTTATGCCCGTAAGTGAGTACCCATTTGACGGTTCATGGGGTTATCAGCCTATTGGACTTTTTGCACCTACTGCTCGTTTTGGTAGTGCGGAAGACTTTAAATATTTTGTCGATTGTTGTCATAGTGCCGGCATTGGTTTGCTACTTGATTGGGTGCCAGGTCACTTTCCAACCGATGAGCACGGTACGGGTAAATTCGATGGTTCATGTCTTTATGAACACGAAGATCTGCGCAAAGGTTTTCATCCTGATTGGAAAACACTTATCTATAACTATGGTCGCTCAGAAGTACAAAGTTATTTGCTCAGCAATGCGATTTACTGGCTAGATCAATACCATATCGATGGTTTGCGTGTTGATGCTGTTGCTTCTATGTTGTATCTAGATTACAGCCGCGAAGCTGGAGAGTGGCTACCTAATGTTCATGGTGGAAGAGAAAATTTAGAAGCGATTGACGTCTTACAAAAGGTCAATACACGATCTTATGCAAAACATCCCGGCGTTATGATGATTGCAGAAGAATCAACCGCTTGGCCAGGTGTTTCTAAACCCGTTGACGGTGGCGGTTTAGGCTTCGGTTTTAAATGGAACATGGGTTGGATGAATGACACGTTAAAGTTTATGGAACGTGATCCTATTTATCGTCAACATCATCACAGTGAAATGACCTTCGGCTTAGTTTACTCCTTTAGTGAAAACTTTGTTTTACCTATAAGTCACGATGAAGTTGTGCATGGTAAAGGTTCATTACTGAATAAAATGCCCGGTGATGATTGGCAAAAATTTGCTAATTTACGCGCTTATTACGGTTTTATGTGGACTCATCCAGGTAAAAAATTATTGTTTATGGGCTGTGAATTTGCGCAACGTGCTGAATGGAATCATGATCAAAGCTTAGATTGGCATTTGCTTGAACATGACAGCCATAAAGGTATGCAAACACTGATAAAAGATCTAAATCATACTTATCGCAATATTCCTGCATTACATGAACTTGATTGTGACGGTAATGGTTTTGAATGGTTAGATTCACAAAACAGTGCGCAATCTATTTTGGTTTATTTACGAAAAGGTCAAACAGGTACAGCACCGGCCTTAGTTGTTGTTAATCTTACGCCAACAAGTTACGAAAACTTTTCTGTCGGTGTTCCTCAAGCGGGTTTCTATCGAGAATGTTTAAATACTGACAGCAGTATTTATGGTGGCAGTAATGTGGGTAATGGCGGCGGTGTTAACTCAGTGAATGAGGCTTACGCTGGACAAGCGAATAAAGTTTCCTTGTCAGTGCCTCCGCTTGCAACCATGATTTTTGAATTGCAGCAACACGATTAA
- the glgC gene encoding glucose-1-phosphate adenylyltransferase, protein MPNYVERRISSLTKETYALVLAGGRGSRLYELTDRRAKPATFFGGKFRIIDFPLSNCVNSGIRRVGIATQYKSHSLIRHVNRGWGHFKKELGESIEILPASQQTGDGWYLGTADAVFQNIDIIRHELPKYVMILSGDHVYRMDYGPLLAEHVANEADMTVCCIETSVEEAAGQFGVMTVDEDSRVCRFDEKPANPSEVPGKPGVTLASMGNYVFNTEFLFEQLEKDAAQEGSSGDFGNDIIPRIIESHRVFAFPFKDPDSEKQPYWRDVGTLDSFWEANMELVAPEPQLNMYDENWPIWTYQEQTAPAKFVFDQDERRGIAIDSTVSGGVVVSGSTVKRSLLFSKVRVNSYCDIDESVILPGVIINRNCVIKKAIIDRSSIIPEGMEIGVNHDNDRANGFRVTDKGVVLVTRGMLDKLESNNK, encoded by the coding sequence ATGCCCAATTATGTAGAAAGAAGAATAAGTAGTCTAACAAAAGAAACTTATGCATTAGTTTTAGCGGGGGGCCGAGGTTCACGACTTTATGAATTAACCGATAGAAGAGCTAAGCCAGCGACCTTTTTTGGTGGTAAGTTTAGGATCATCGACTTTCCTTTATCAAACTGTGTTAACTCAGGTATTAGGCGTGTTGGTATCGCGACTCAATATAAATCGCACTCGCTTATTCGTCACGTTAATCGAGGTTGGGGTCACTTTAAAAAAGAGCTGGGTGAATCAATTGAAATTTTGCCAGCATCACAACAAACAGGTGATGGTTGGTATCTAGGTACGGCTGATGCCGTGTTTCAAAACATCGATATTATCAGACATGAATTACCTAAATACGTCATGATTTTATCAGGCGACCACGTTTATCGTATGGATTACGGTCCGTTACTGGCTGAGCATGTAGCTAACGAAGCTGATATGACCGTATGTTGTATCGAAACTTCTGTCGAAGAGGCCGCAGGTCAGTTTGGTGTAATGACGGTTGATGAAGATAGTCGTGTTTGTCGTTTTGATGAAAAACCTGCTAACCCTTCTGAAGTTCCTGGTAAACCTGGTGTTACATTAGCGTCAATGGGTAACTATGTTTTCAATACTGAGTTTTTGTTTGAACAACTAGAAAAAGATGCTGCTCAAGAAGGCTCAAGTGGTGATTTTGGTAATGACATTATTCCTAGAATCATAGAGTCGCATCGCGTTTTTGCCTTTCCATTTAAAGATCCTGATAGCGAAAAACAACCTTATTGGCGCGATGTAGGTACGTTAGACTCTTTCTGGGAAGCTAACATGGAATTAGTTGCACCAGAGCCTCAACTTAATATGTACGATGAGAACTGGCCTATTTGGACTTATCAAGAACAAACAGCACCTGCTAAATTTGTATTTGACCAAGACGAGAGACGCGGAATTGCTATTGATTCTACTGTTTCTGGTGGTGTTGTTGTTTCTGGTTCAACAGTGAAAAGGTCTTTACTGTTTTCAAAAGTTAGAGTTAATTCTTATTGTGATATTGATGAGTCAGTTATTTTACCCGGGGTTATTATTAATCGTAATTGCGTAATTAAAAAAGCGATTATCGATCGAAGTAGTATTATTCCAGAGGGTATGGAAATTGGCGTAAATCACGATAATGATCGTGCTAATGGCTTTAGGGTTACTGATAAGGGTGTCGTTTTAGTCACCCGAGGTATGCTTGACAAGCTTGAAAGTAACAATAAATAG
- a CDS encoding glycogen/starch/alpha-glucan phosphorylase, translating to MNEHTFSEDLARHFHFSLGRDKVQDSHLYLYNALAITIRDRLVAQWRETRESRGHQRRVGYISLEFLMGRTLNNSILNLDLDDTVREALKGYCCDLEDVEQAEHDAGLGNGGLGRLAACFLDSCASLALPVIGYGIRYEYGMFNQQIKNGAQIEHPDNWLRNGNPWEIAAPEKAIRVKFFGHVDVIKKRSGQQYRQWNNTQDVLAVPYDMPIPGYQNGIVNTLRLWKSEATDEFDLGEFNAGSYTESVAKKNLAEQITMVLYPNDTSENGKELRLRQQYFLSSASLQDTINSYVENCGNNFDEFIELNSFQLNDTHPSIAVPELMRILMDDYAISWDAAWNITTKTMAYTNHTLLPEALEKWPVSLFANLLPRILEIIYEINARFLLQVAVAWPGDSSKQQALSLIDEGHEPQVRMAHLAIVGSYSVNGVAALHTKLLKAGLFNDFYQLWPEKFNNKTNGVTPRRWLSHCNTSLAELISSKIDKNWVADFSNVDQLAKFAEDHAFQKQWRESKKANKVVLADFVEQATGVKFDVDMMFDVQVKRIHEYKRQLLNILHVIGLYDRIRKGDTADITPRCVLIGGKAAPGYVMAKEIIKLINNVADTINLDPKAAKFLKVAFVPNYNVSAMEIICPATDLSEQISTAGKEASGTGNMKFMMNGALTIGTLDGANIEIRDAVGEDNFFLFGAQAHEISDIRENYQPNEIIANSETLSAVMHLLESGHFNLFEPKIFDSIIKTIRDPHDMWLTAYDFDSYFQAQRSVDKTYQDQTLWTKMSILNTAASGVFSSDHTIRQYRDEIWKL from the coding sequence ATGAACGAACACACTTTTTCTGAAGATTTAGCGCGACATTTCCATTTTTCACTTGGTCGTGACAAGGTTCAAGACTCTCATTTATACCTTTATAATGCACTAGCTATCACTATTCGTGACCGTTTAGTTGCACAATGGCGTGAAACGCGTGAGTCTCGTGGACATCAGCGCCGTGTGGGTTATATTTCATTAGAGTTTTTAATGGGTAGAACGCTTAATAATTCTATTTTGAATCTAGACTTAGACGATACAGTGCGTGAGGCGTTAAAAGGTTATTGCTGCGATTTGGAAGATGTTGAACAAGCAGAGCATGACGCTGGTTTAGGTAACGGTGGTTTAGGTCGCTTAGCAGCTTGCTTTTTAGATAGCTGTGCAAGTTTGGCTTTACCGGTTATTGGTTATGGTATTCGTTATGAATATGGCATGTTTAATCAACAAATTAAAAATGGCGCGCAAATCGAGCATCCTGACAATTGGTTACGTAATGGTAATCCTTGGGAAATTGCTGCACCTGAAAAAGCCATAAGAGTGAAGTTTTTTGGCCATGTTGATGTGATTAAAAAACGCAGTGGTCAGCAGTATCGTCAATGGAATAATACCCAAGATGTACTTGCTGTGCCTTATGATATGCCAATTCCTGGTTATCAAAACGGTATTGTGAATACTTTAAGGTTATGGAAGTCTGAAGCAACCGATGAATTTGATCTTGGTGAATTTAACGCTGGTAGTTATACCGAGTCGGTGGCTAAAAAGAATTTAGCTGAACAAATCACTATGGTGCTTTATCCAAATGACACCAGTGAAAACGGTAAAGAGCTTCGCTTACGTCAACAGTACTTTTTATCTTCAGCATCGCTGCAAGATACTATTAATAGCTATGTTGAAAACTGTGGCAATAATTTTGATGAATTTATTGAGTTAAATAGTTTTCAACTTAACGACACGCACCCAAGTATTGCGGTACCTGAATTGATGCGCATTTTGATGGATGACTATGCAATTTCATGGGATGCTGCATGGAATATCACCACAAAAACTATGGCTTACACTAACCATACTTTATTACCTGAAGCATTGGAAAAATGGCCAGTAAGTTTATTCGCCAATTTATTACCGCGAATTTTAGAAATTATTTACGAAATCAACGCTCGTTTTCTTCTGCAAGTGGCTGTTGCATGGCCTGGCGATTCAAGTAAGCAGCAAGCCTTGTCATTAATTGATGAAGGTCATGAACCCCAAGTACGTATGGCACACTTAGCTATCGTTGGTAGTTATTCTGTTAATGGAGTGGCGGCTTTACATACCAAGCTTTTAAAAGCTGGATTGTTTAATGATTTTTATCAACTTTGGCCTGAAAAATTCAATAACAAAACTAACGGTGTTACACCACGTCGTTGGTTATCTCATTGCAACACGAGTTTAGCTGAGCTTATCTCAAGTAAAATTGATAAAAACTGGGTTGCCGATTTTTCAAATGTCGATCAATTAGCTAAATTTGCTGAAGATCATGCTTTCCAAAAGCAATGGCGTGAAAGTAAGAAAGCCAACAAAGTCGTTTTAGCTGACTTTGTAGAGCAAGCAACAGGTGTTAAGTTTGACGTAGATATGATGTTTGATGTGCAAGTTAAGCGTATTCATGAATACAAGCGTCAATTATTGAATATTTTACATGTTATTGGTTTGTATGACCGAATTCGCAAAGGCGATACTGCAGATATCACACCGCGCTGTGTGTTGATTGGTGGTAAGGCAGCTCCTGGTTATGTGATGGCAAAAGAGATTATTAAGCTCATTAATAATGTTGCCGACACGATTAATTTAGATCCAAAAGCAGCTAAGTTTCTAAAAGTTGCTTTCGTACCAAATTATAATGTTTCTGCCATGGAGATTATTTGCCCAGCGACAGATTTATCTGAGCAAATATCAACAGCAGGTAAAGAAGCATCGGGTACAGGTAACATGAAATTTATGATGAATGGAGCACTAACTATTGGTACATTAGATGGTGCAAACATTGAAATTAGAGATGCAGTAGGCGAAGATAACTTTTTCCTATTTGGCGCTCAAGCTCATGAAATTTCAGATATTAGAGAAAATTATCAACCTAATGAGATCATAGCCAACTCTGAAACATTATCAGCAGTTATGCACTTGTTAGAAAGCGGTCACTTTAATTTATTTGAACCAAAGATATTTGATTCAATCATTAAAACTATACGTGACCCGCATGATATGTGGTTAACAGCTTACGATTTTGATAGTTATTTTCAAGCTCAACGAAGTGTTGATAAAACTTATCAAGATCAAACTCTGTGGACCAAAATGAGTATTTTAAACACTGCAGCGAGTGGTGTGTTTTCGAGCGATCATACGATCAGGCAGTATCGAGATGAAATATGGAAGCTTTAG
- the glgX gene encoding glycogen debranching protein GlgX, protein MEQYRMEPGRVHPIGTTVDDTGVNFAIFSAHAEKIELCIFDEQGDKEIERFVLPECEHNIWHGFLKGAKAGLVYGYRVYGPYRPEFGHRFNHHKLLLDPYAKALKGNFSWSERHFAYNIHDPKKDLSFDIRDNADVMLKAVVMDASAPLIPRKPIAWKNTVIYEGHVKGLTALNPKVPEALRGSFLGISHPAMIAHYRAIGITTIELLPVQQFVSEQFLTDKKLSNYWGYNSLAFFVPHKDYLNQHQIRDFQRMVDELHQAGFEVLIDVVYNHTCEGNRLGPTLSFRGIDNLSYYRLNPAEPRYYINDTGCGNTINISHPRVLQMVMDSLRYWVQVMGVDGFRFDLATILGRELSGFDKSNGFLDAVLQDPILSSVKVIAEPWDIGPGGYQLGGFPSPWSEWNDRYRDTMRRYWRGDKGLLPEFARRIHGSSDIFEHSGRQPFASINFLCSHDGNTLRDLVSFQDRHNEANGENNRDGHSDNFAHNHGIEGETTDTAILSVRLRQIKNMMATLMLSQGVPMILAGDEIGRTQKGNNNAYCQDNEINWLDWDEGALYAKELKLFTASLSELRKRFSMLTHDRFIHKDDKKSAVDIIWYHPSGFEMQKDHWHSHHAATLGYLIHEKAPDSPSLLCLFHAGSEPVEFQLPTIDDIQHWQVMIDTTASAEPKEMQNIPAERIITMAPFSTIVLLNDCL, encoded by the coding sequence ATGGAACAATATAGAATGGAGCCCGGAAGAGTACATCCAATAGGCACAACTGTTGATGATACCGGGGTAAATTTTGCTATTTTTTCAGCACATGCTGAAAAAATTGAATTGTGTATCTTTGATGAACAGGGTGACAAAGAGATAGAACGCTTTGTTTTGCCTGAGTGTGAACACAATATTTGGCATGGTTTTCTTAAAGGTGCTAAAGCAGGCTTAGTTTATGGCTATAGAGTTTACGGGCCTTATAGACCAGAATTTGGTCATCGTTTTAATCATCATAAATTACTGTTAGACCCTTATGCTAAAGCATTGAAGGGCAATTTCTCATGGTCAGAACGTCACTTCGCTTATAATATTCATGATCCTAAGAAAGATTTGTCTTTCGACATTAGAGATAATGCCGATGTTATGCTTAAAGCGGTTGTTATGGATGCCTCTGCTCCCCTTATTCCAAGAAAACCCATTGCTTGGAAAAATACCGTTATATACGAAGGCCATGTTAAAGGCTTAACTGCACTTAATCCAAAAGTGCCAGAAGCATTACGTGGTTCATTTTTAGGGATAAGCCACCCGGCGATGATCGCTCATTATCGTGCTATTGGTATTACCACCATTGAATTATTACCAGTGCAGCAATTTGTTTCTGAACAATTTCTCACCGACAAAAAGCTCTCAAACTATTGGGGCTATAACTCACTGGCGTTTTTTGTTCCTCATAAAGATTATTTAAATCAACATCAAATTCGCGATTTTCAGCGTATGGTTGATGAACTTCATCAAGCCGGGTTTGAAGTCCTTATTGATGTGGTATACAACCACACTTGTGAAGGTAACCGTTTAGGACCGACACTAAGTTTTAGAGGTATTGATAACCTTTCTTACTATCGCTTAAATCCTGCTGAACCGCGTTATTATATTAATGATACCGGCTGCGGAAATACCATTAACATTAGCCATCCACGTGTGTTACAAATGGTAATGGACAGCCTACGTTACTGGGTTCAAGTGATGGGAGTTGACGGTTTTAGATTTGATTTAGCGACTATTTTAGGCCGTGAATTATCCGGTTTTGATAAAAGCAACGGCTTTTTAGATGCGGTTTTACAAGATCCTATTCTTAGCAGTGTAAAAGTGATTGCTGAACCTTGGGATATCGGCCCAGGCGGTTACCAATTAGGTGGTTTTCCATCGCCGTGGTCTGAATGGAACGATCGATATCGAGACACCATGAGACGGTATTGGCGCGGAGATAAAGGTTTATTACCCGAATTTGCTCGTAGAATTCACGGTTCAAGTGATATTTTTGAGCACAGTGGGCGTCAACCGTTTGCGAGTATCAATTTCCTTTGCAGTCATGATGGTAATACATTACGTGATTTAGTGAGTTTTCAAGATCGTCATAATGAAGCTAATGGTGAAAACAACCGTGATGGTCATTCTGATAACTTTGCGCATAATCATGGAATAGAGGGTGAAACTACCGATACCGCCATTTTATCTGTTCGATTACGTCAAATCAAAAATATGATGGCAACGCTTATGTTATCTCAAGGCGTTCCTATGATACTTGCGGGTGATGAAATAGGTCGTACACAAAAAGGTAATAACAATGCTTATTGCCAAGACAACGAAATAAATTGGTTAGATTGGGATGAAGGCGCGTTATACGCAAAAGAGCTTAAGTTGTTTACTGCTAGCTTAAGTGAGCTCAGAAAACGTTTTTCTATGTTAACCCATGATCGATTTATACATAAAGATGATAAGAAGTCTGCGGTTGATATTATCTGGTACCACCCCTCAGGCTTTGAGATGCAAAAAGATCATTGGCACTCACATCATGCGGCTACATTAGGCTACTTGATTCATGAAAAAGCGCCTGATAGCCCATCACTTTTATGTCTATTCCACGCTGGTAGCGAGCCGGTAGAATTTCAATTGCCAACGATTGACGATATACAACATTGGCAAGTGATGATAGATACCACGGCTAGTGCGGAACCAAAAGAAATGCAGAATATACCTGCAGAACGAATAATTACTATGGCCCCATTTTCAACAATTGTTTTATTAAACGATTGTTTATAA
- a CDS encoding isoamylase early set domain-containing protein produces the protein MLTKKFFKTKDETEVTFEFNRSDVTTAALVGDFNDWQAIEMKFNKKSNSFKTKVRLPKNGVFHFRYLLNDSEWENDEQADQYLANEFGSENSVVLTTP, from the coding sequence ATGCTAACTAAGAAATTTTTTAAAACTAAAGATGAAACTGAAGTAACCTTTGAATTTAATAGAAGTGATGTAACCACCGCCGCATTAGTTGGTGATTTTAATGACTGGCAAGCTATTGAAATGAAGTTTAATAAAAAATCAAATAGTTTTAAAACTAAGGTGAGATTACCTAAAAACGGTGTTTTTCATTTTCGCTATCTGTTAAATGATAGTGAGTGGGAAAACGACGAACAGGCTGATCAATACTTAGCTAATGAATTTGGCAGTGAAAATAGCGTAGTACTGACTACACCTTAA